One window from the genome of Elaeis guineensis isolate ETL-2024a chromosome 5, EG11, whole genome shotgun sequence encodes:
- the LOC105032718 gene encoding uncharacterized protein: MASARRVSLIVAASVGAVEALKDQAGLCRWNYALRSLQQRAKSNMGSLAQTRRMSSSSNIEMIKGREGIDEKAKRSEDSLRKVMYLSCWGPN, encoded by the coding sequence atggcctcTGCGAGGAGGGTTTCTTTGATTGTGGCAGCAAGCGTGGGGGCAGTGGAAGCTCTCAAGGATCAAGCGGGGCTTTGCCGATGGAACTATGCCCTCAGGTCTCTCCAACAGCGAGCCAAGAGTAACATGGGATCGTTGGCTCAGACCAGAAGGATGTCTTCTTCTTCTAACATTGAAATGATAAAAGGAAGGGAAGGGATCGATGAGAAAGCCAAACGGTCAGAAGATTCACTTAGGAAGGTCATGTACTTGAGCTGTTGGGGTCCTAATTAG